The Nocardia sp. BMG51109 nucleotide sequence GCGCGGTGTTCGTGGCGTTCGACGTGCTCTACCTGGACGGCACATCGCTGGTGCGCAAGCGGTATTCGGATCGGCGACGGGTCCTGGAGGCACTGGCCGGGCGGGCACCGTCGCTGGTGGTGCCGCCGCAGTTGGACGGGCCGGGCGCGCAGGCGCTGCGCCACAGCCAGGAGCACGGCATGGAGGGCGTCGTCGCCAAGCGCAGGGATTCGGTGTATCTGCCGGGCCGGCGCGGGCAGTCCTGGGTCAAGACCCGCAACTGGCGCACCCAGCGGGTCGTGGTCGGCGGCTGGCGGCGCAGCGATGCCCGCCAGTTCGCCTCGCTGCTGGTCGGCGTCCGCCACGAGGGCCGGCTGTTCTACGTGGGCCGGGTCGGCACCGGATTCAGCGAGCAGGAGATGACGGAGCTGGCGGCCCGGCTGCGCCGACTGGAGCGCAAGACGAGCCCGTTCGACAACGAACTGACGTCCGAGGAGCGCAAGGACGCGGTCTGGGCGACGCCGACCCTCACCGGCACCGTGCGCTACATGAACTGGACCGAGTCCGGCCGGATGTGGCATCCGGCCTGGATCCCGGCCACCGACTGAGCGTCCCTGTCCCGTCCGCCGCACCCCGATACCCGTATCCGAAAAGCATGAGCATGTTCCCGTCGCGCATCGGCCCCGACCTGACACGGACCCATGCTCACGCCGTTCGGACAGCACAACATTGCGACCGCACCCACGCGACCTGGAGGCCGGGCCGCCGATCGAGCGGTGCGCCGGCGCACCGCAGCTCCGGAAACCCGCTGCGGCGCAACCGGACTAGTAGCCCTGCACGACCTTGCGTAGTGCGTACTCGGTGACCGAGACGAGCGCCTGCTTCACCGGCTCGCGCCTGCGGGCGTCGATCGACATGATCGGCACGTCCGCGGGCACCGCCAGGGCCTGACGGATGTCCTCTAGCGGGTACTTCGGCGCATCGTCGAACTCGTTGATGGCCACCAGGAACGGCAGGCTGCGCGCCTCGAAGTAGTCGACGGCCGCGAAGCTGTCCTCCAGCCTGCGGGTATCGACCAGCACCACGGCACCGATGGCACCGCGGATCAGGTCGTCCCACATGAACCAGAAGCGGTACTGGCCGGGGGTGCCGAACAGATACAACACCAGGTCGTCGGCGAGGCTGATCCTGCCGAAGTCCATGGCCACCGTGGTGGTGGCCTTCGTCGGCACGGCCGACAGGCTGTCGACACCGACGCTGGCATTGGTCACCAATGCCTCGGTGCGCAACGGCACAATCTCCGATACCGCACCGACCAGGGTCGTCTTACCTACACCGAAACCGCCCGCAACCACGATCTTCGCCGAGGTGGGCTTACTGGTACGGGTATCGACCTGGGCCGTCGAATCAAATACGCCGGAGTCCACTGAGAACCCTTTCGATCAGCTCGCGACGTTCATCGTCGCTCGAATCGTCTTTCAATGTCGCCGAAACCCGCACATGTCCGGCCTCGATAAGGTCGGCGACGAGTACCCGAGCCACCCCGATCGGAATACCCAGCCGGGCGGCCAGTTCTGCGACAGACGGCGATTCTCTGCACAACTCCACGATTGACGTCTCGATGTTGGTGAGCTCGAACTGCCGCTCTAGGGCGACCGGATGCGATGCGACGAGAGCCTCCAACGCCAACTCGACCGTCGGCCGCGTACGACCGGCGGTCAACGAGTATGGGCGAACGAGGCTTGGCTCGGCGCTCCCCATGCGCTGGTTGTCTATGTCCATCCCACCATCAGGAACCCATCGTGACGCGAGGCGTGGCCTGGATAGTCTGGCCAACCCGCTCGACCAGCAAAGCCATCTCGTATCCAACTTGTCCGATATCGCAGGATGTATTGGTCAGCACCGCCAGATAGGAGCCGTCGCCGACCGCCATCAGTAGCAGATAGCCGTGTTCCATCTCGACCACCGACTGCAGCACAGTGCCGCCTTCGAACAGGTTCGAGACACCGACCGAGAGGCTGGCCAGCCCCGCGGTCACAGCCGACAACTGTTCGGCACGGTCGACGGGCAACTGAGCGCTCGCGGCCATCAACAGACCGTCCGCCGAAACCAGCACGGCATGAGCGACGCCCGGAACCTCGTTGGCGAAGTTCGAAACCAGCCAATCCAGCTGACGGTTCGTACCACCTAGATCGGGGTTCATCGGTCTCCTTTATCTCCGGTTAGGTTCATTGCTCTCATTGCGCGGCCATCCCGGACGCCCTGCTGGTGACGACTCAGACTTGACCTGATGGATTCTGCATCGCGTGGCGGTGTGTGGTCGGCCTTTCCGACCACACCGCCGGGAACGAGCCGGTTGCCCGGATCGCGCTGTGGCAATCCGGCCGCCGTCCGCTTCTCCGGCTCGGTCTCGACGGCCCGTCGGGCGGCCTGCCAGCCTTCGTCACCCGGTGATTCGAAGGAGGCGGCCACCTGGGACCGATCGGAGTTCGGATCCGACAGCCACGCCGACATCATCTCGGCGAAGATGGGCGTGCCGCCGCCCATCACGGAGCTGGTTTCCTCGGCGGGCTGCAGTCGGGTCTGGAAGAACGAGGCCGTCTTCTGCGGATTCGACTTGAAGCTGTGCCGACCCTGCTCGCGGTCCGCGGCCGCGGCCGACTGGTCGCCCTCGTCCGACAGCGGGTCCCGCTTCGGCAGGCCCAGCCCCGGTGTGGGGGCGGGGCGGGGCGGCAGGTCGGCGCCCGGCCGGCGCTGCGGCAGACCGGTGGAACCCGATGTCCGCTGCGGCAGGCCGCCGGTGTCCTTGCGGTCGGCCAGCGGGTCGGCGGGCGGCGTCGACAGCGCGTGCGCGCCGGTCGACTCACGCTGCGGCAGGCCGCTCCCCGGCTCACGCTGCGGGAGACCAGGCGCACCCGACTCACGCTGCGGGAGACCGCCGGGTTCACGCTTCGACAGACCCGTTCCGCCGGGCGCCCGCTGCGGCAGGCCGGTCGTGCCCGACTCACGCTGCGGCAAACCACCCGACTCACGCTGCGGCAGATCGGTCCCGGCCGAATCACGCTGCGGCAAACCACTTCCGCCACCGCGCTGCGGCAGACCGCTGCCGGGCGCGCGCTGCGGCAGGCCGGTCCCGCCGGGCTCACGCTGCGGCAAACCGGTTCCGGCCGAATCACGCTGCGGCAGGTCTGTTCCGCCGGGCGCGCGCTGCGGCAATCCGGTTGCACCGGACTCACGCTGCGGGAGACCAGGCGCACCCGACTCACGCTGCGGCAAACCGGTCGCCCCGGACTCACGCTGCGGCAGACCAGGCGCACCGGACTCACGCTGCGGCAAACCGGTCGCACCCGACTCACGCTGTGGCAGACCAGGCGCACCCGGCTCACGCTGCGGCAGATCGGTCCCGGCCGAATCACGCTGCGGCAGACCACTTCCGCCACCGCGCTGCGGCAGACCACCGGCACCGGGCCGCCGCTGCGGCAGACCGTTCCCACTCTCACGCTGCGGCAGACCAGGCGCGGCCGAATCGCGCTGCGGCAGGCCCGTGCTCCCGGGCTCGCGCTGTGCGGCGGGCCGCTCCGGCGCGCCCTCGGCATCCGGCGGCGGTGTCTTCGGCGCGGGCGAACGCTGCGGGAGACCGGTCGCCCCCGAACCCCGTTGCGGCAGACCGGAACCGGGCTCGCGCGGCGGTACACCGCCGGCACCGGACTCGCGCTGCGGCAGGCCGCTCCCCGGCTCGCGCTGTGGCGCACCGCCCTCGCGCGGCGGGAGCCCCCCGCCGCCGGACTGGCGCTGCGGCAGGCCCGTCAGCCCGGACGGCCGCGACGGCGGCTGACCACCGGCGCCGGGCGCCCGCTTGAGCATGTTGGCGGCCAGGCCGGCGTGCGGCTGGGCCGGACCGCCGCTGCCGCGCTGCGGCAGATTCGCATCGGGCTGCGCCGCCGGCGCCTGCGGCCCGTTCGCACCCGGTTCCCGTTGCGGGAGACCCGGATTCGCACCGTCGCCGGGACGGGTCTCGCCGCCGGCCAAGCCGTGGCGCACCGTCGGGCCGTTCGCACCGGGCTGGCGCCGCGGCAGGCCGCCGGGCACCGCGCTGCCGGGCTGGCGCTGCGGGAGCGAGCCGTTCGGCGCGGCGCCGTTGGCCGCCGCGGGACGCTCGCCCGCCGCCGGCCGGTCTCCGGACCGATCGATCGGGCCACTGGCCCCGGGGTCGACGGTGACCATCATGTTGCCGCTGGGCGTGCGGGTGACCCCGCGCGTCTGCATGGGCTGCGGGCCGGACCGCTGCGTGCCGGGCGCCTGCTGATGCGGACCCGAGACCTGCTGGTTCGGCCCCGACGTCTGATTCGGCTGCTGGGTCGGGATCTGGACCGTGCCACCGGGCGCCACGATGAGCGGCTTGGGCACGTGCACGGTGACCGTCACGCCGGGATCGCGGGCGGTGTCGAAGGTGGGCCGCAACCGCACCGTCAGGCCGTGTCGCTCGCCCAGGCGGCCGACCACGAACAGGCCCATGTGCCGCGCGGTGTCGGGACCGACCTCGGCCACGTTCTCCAGGCGGCGGTTGATCTCGGCCATTTCGGCCGGCGGCATACCGATGCCGCGGTCGGCGACCTCGATCAGCAGGCCCTGATCGTGTGCCTGAGCGAAGGTGAACTTGACGTCGGTCTCGGGCGGCGAGGCGCGCAGGGCGTTGTCGAGCAGCTCGGCGAACAGGTGCGCCATATCGGAGGCGGCCGGTTCGGTGATGGCGCCGCGCGGGGTGGCGCCCAGCTTCACCCGCTCGTAGTCCTCGACCTCCGAGATGGCCGCGCGCAGCACGTCGGCGATCTCGACGGGGGCCGTCTTGCCCCGGCGCTGCTTCGGCGTACCCGCCAGAATCAGCAGGTTGTCGCCGTTGCGGCGCATGCGGGCGGCGAGATGGTCCAGCCGGAACAGATTCTCCAGCAGGCGCGGATCCTTCTCGTCGTACTCCATCGCCTCGATGAGCGAGAGCTGATGGTCGACCAGCGACTTGGACCGCCGGGCCAGGGTCTCGAACATGTCGTTGACCTGAGTACGCATGGCGGCCTGATCGGCGGCCAGGCGCAGCGCCTGCCCGTGGATGTCGTCGACCGCGCGGGCGAGCTGGCCGACCTCCTCCTCGGTATGCACCGGCATCGGTTCCAGCGGCACGTCCTCGGGGCTGGCGCCGTCGCGCAGCCGGGACACCTCGTGGCCGAGGTCGTGCTCGGCGACGCGCAGCGCGGCCAGGCGCAGCTTACGCAGCGGCACGATCATCGAGCGCGCGATGAGCACCGCGAGCACCAGGGCCGCCAGAATGGTGGCGATCACGATGACCGCGTAACGGATGGCGGCGGTCCGGGCGTTGTCGGCCAGGCCCTTCACCTGGGAGTCGATTTCCGCTGTGGACTGACCCACGATCTTGGTGTAATCGGTCAGGCTGTCCAGCACGGACTGGCGCAGATCCTGCACCGGGATCTGACCCGAGGCCGCCTGCGGCCCGGTGATCAGCTGAATTCGACTGTCGACCAACTGATTCAGGTTGGCGATCACCGGATCGCCCTCCGGGAAGCGGTTGGTGAGCACGTTCAGCATCTCGCGCTCGGTGTTCGCGGCGATCTGCATATCGACCAGCCCGCCCCGGGGATCACCGCGCAACGCCGTGGCCAGCCCGGCCGCCTCCTTCACCATCACCGCGCGGGTGTTCAGGGAGTCGATCAGCCGCATCTTCGGCGACTCGACACCGGGATCGGCGATCGTCGCCATGATCGCCTCCACGGTGCCGACGCTGTCCTGGCGGATCGCCTCTTCCTGATTGATGGCGTCCTCGACGGTGGCGGTGGGCGCCTTGCCGCCCTGTCGAACCGCCTTGGCACCGTTGATCATTCCATCGATCGCGGCCCGCCCGCCGGGTACGCCGTCCAGCCGGGGCGCCGCCTTCTCGGCCGAGGTGATCGCGTTGTCGAGCTGCGTCAGATCGGCGTCCTGCACCAGCGACTGGCCGGGGCCCAGCTGCACCATCTGCTCACCGGAGACGACGGCCGCCGCGGCGCTCAGGCCGGTGACGGCCGGAATCGTCTGAACGTGCTGGACGGCGGTATCCAGTTCGCTGGAGTCGCCGAACTGTGCCGCGATCCTGGAAGCCCCGAGCACCACCGCGACGAGGAGGGGGACGGCCAGCACCGCCGTAACCTTCCAACGCAGGTCCCAGTTGCCAAGCGCCCAACGCTTATTGCCGGACCTAGCGGCGTCACGCATCTCCACTCACTTTCCAAACTGGCCCCAGCCATGCACCATCAGCGAGCCACCCACGTTCGCGCGCGTGGCTCGACAGGCAGACCTGACCGAGAACTGCGGCTGGCCGAGAAATTGCGTCCATGACGGCCGACATATGTGGCATGCGATTCTAACGGATCAATAACTTCTTGTGTGACCTGTTGGCAACGTCCAGCCGTTGACCTGGCGGTTCCAGACAAAATCAAAGGTCGCGGCGCCCGCCCGGACGTCGCGTGAAGTCTGCCACAATCAGGCAGATCTATCGAGGCGGGCATCGAGGCAAGGCAGGGAGTCACACGGTTGAACGCGAAGCAGGAGTACCGGCCCACCTACCAGACCAGCCTGGTCGATCCGGCCGACTTCTGGGGCACCGCCGCGCAGGCCGTCAACTGGGATGTTGCACCCACTCAGATCCTCGACAGCGCCGCCCGCCCGACGGCCCGCTGGTTTGCGGATGGTCGCCTCAACACCTCCTACAACGCACTGGATAGGCATGTGCGCGATCTCACAACAGGCGAGGGCCCGGCGGATACCGGACTCCCACCGACGGGCGGACGCGCCAATCAACCGGCCCTAATATACGACTCCGCTATGACGGGCGCCACACTCGTCTACACCTACGCGGAGCTGCTGGACGAGGTCGCCCGGTTTGCCGGTGCGATGCTCCGGCTCGGAGTCGGCGCCGGTGACCGGGTCGTCATCTACCTGCCGATGATCCCCGAGGCCGTGATCGCGATGCTGGCCTGCGCCCGGATCGGCGCCGTGCACTCGGTGGTTTTCGGCGGATTCGCCGCGCATGAACTGGCGGCCCGCATCGATGACGCGGAACCTGTGTTGATCATCACCGCATCCGGCGGCCTGGAACCCGGCAGACGCATCGAATACCCGCCGATCGTGCTGCAGGCGCTGGAACAGGTCGAGACCACCGCGCCCCGGCACGTCGTGGTCAAGCAGCGCACCGGATTCCCGGCCAACCGCTTCGCCGCGCCCCAGCCCGCCACCGACCGGTTACCCGGCTCCGCCGAATCCGTTGCGGCACAGTGGCTGGACTGGGAGGACATGATCCGCGACGCCGAACCGGCCGATCCGGTCCCGGTGGCCGCCACCGACCCGCTCTACATCCTCTACACCTCCGGCACCACGGGTAAGCCCAAGGGCGTGGTGCGCGACAACGGCGGTCACGCGGTCGCGCTGACCTGGTCCATGCGCAACATCTACGACGTCGGCCCGGGCCAGGTGATGCTCACGACCTCCGACGTCGGCTGGGTGGTCGGGCATTCCTATATCGTCTACGCGCCGCTGCTGGTCGGCGCCACCACCGTGCTGTACGAGGGCAAGCCGGTCGGCACGCCGGACCCGGGCACCTACTGGCGCCTGGTCGACCGGTACGACGTACGCGTCATGTTCACCGCACCGACCGCCCTGCGGGCCATCCGCCGCGCCGATCCCGAGGCCGCGGCCGCCGGCCGGTACGACCTGTCCACGCTGCGGGCGCTGTTCTGCGCCGGCGAGCGGCTGGACCCGGCCACCTTCGCCTGGACCCGCGACGTGCTGCTGGCCGACCGGCCGGACTGCCCGGTGGTCGACCACTGGTGGCAGACCGAGACCGGCTGGCCCATCTGCGCGGATCCGCTGGGGCTGCAGGAACTTCCGGTCAAGCCGGGTTCGGCGTCGGTGCCGGTGCCGGGCTACCGGATCCGCGTCCTGGACTACGAGGGCGATGCGGTCGCGGCCGGCACCGAGGGCAATATCGTGATCGGCCTGCCGCTGCCGCCGGGCACGCTGACCACCCTCTGGGGCGACGACGAGAGATTCACCCGCTCGTATTTATCGGCCTTCCCGGGCCACTTCCTGACCGGCGACGCCGGCTACTTCGACGAGGACGGCTACCTGTTCGTGCTCGGTCGCAGCGACGACGTGATCAATATGGCCGGGCATCGCCTGTCGGCCGGCGGTATCGAGGCCGCCGTCGCGGGCCACGAGTCGGTGGCCGAATGCGCGGTGATCGGGATCCCCGACGAGCTGAAGGGCCAGCGGCCGATCGCCTACGTGGTGCTCAGGACCGGCGCCGACATCGACCCGGCGCAGCTGCGCCGGGAGGTCGGCGAGCGGGTACGCAGTCAGATCGGCGCCATCGCGAGCCTGCACGACGTGATCGTGGTGGCGGCGCTGCCCAAGACGCGGTCGGGCAAGATCCTGCGGCGCAGCATCCGCCAGATCGCCTCCGGGGAACGCCCGGAGATGCCGGCCACCATCGAGGATCCGGCCGTGCTGATCGCGCTCGAGGACCAGATCCTCGCCGGTCGGCCGCAGGCCGGCGCGGGCTCGCATCCGGACCGGTCGGGTTCGGCGGACACCCCGGCCGACGGGCAACCCGTCGTCGGGTGAAACCCCTCACAATTTTCTCAGGCTCGGCTCAAGCCGTGATCAGAACGTGGCCCTACCGTCGAGGCGACCGTTGCGTGTGACCATCCGGCCAGCACGATCCGGCCCCGACCCGAAAGGTCCGACATGACTTCGCTGCGCGCTCGACTCACCGGTACCGTCCTGACCGTCGGCGGCCTCGCCACCACCGCCGCCCTGTTGCTTCCCGGGACGGCCGCCGCGGCCGACCCGACCGAAATGCTCGCCCCGCTGCTGAATTCGGACTGCACCTTCGACCAGATCGACGCCGCCCTGCACGCCGAGAACCCGAACGTGGCCTCCGCGCTGGACTCCAACCCGCAGCAGAAGCAGATGTTGCAGCAGCAGTTCGACCAGCCGGTGGAGCAGCGCCGCGCCGCGGTCCAGCAGTACCTGAACGAGCATCCCGAGGCGACCCAGCAGGCCGAGAACGATCCGCGCGCCGAGGCCGCCCGCCAGACCATCCAGAACGTGGCGAATTCCTGCCACAACTACTGACGTGCCCGACGCCCGCGGCGCTCGGCGGGTCCGCGATCCCCGAGCCGCCCCGCTCGCGGCGGCCGTCGCCCCGGCGGCCGCCGACCGAGCCGCGCCGCACGCACTCACCACCGCGTCGGCGCAGACATTCACCATCGTGCCGCCGCACCCACTCACCATCGCGCCGCCACACGCACTCACCACCGCGCCGCCACACCCACCCGACGCTGTGCCAGCGCATACATCGGACACAGTGCCGCCGCTCGTATCCGCCCCAGTGCCGGCACAGCAGAATGGACTGTTGTGACGAGCGAGCGTGACACCCCCAAGGTCCTGCTGGTCGACGACGACGAGGACCTGCTGGCGTCGGTCGAGCGGGGGCTGCGGCTGTCCGGGTTCGAGGTGCTGATCGCGCGCGACGGCGCCGAGGCGCTGCGCTGCGTCGGCGACGACTCGCCGGATGCGATCGTGCTCGACATGAACATGCCGGTGCTCGACGGCGCCGGGGTGGTCACGGCGCTGCGCGCGATGGGCAACGAGGTGCCGATCTGCGTGTTGTCCGCCCGCAATTCGGTCGACGACAGAATCGCCGGGCTGGAGTCCGGCGCGGACGACTATCTGGTCAAGCCGTTCGTGCTGGCGGAGCTGGTGGCCCGGATCCGCGCGCTGCTGCGCCGCCGCACGGACACGGCCGCCACACCCGCCACCCCGGGCGCGATCACCGTCGGCTCGCTGGAGATCGATGAGGCCGGCTACCGCGCGCTGCTGCACGGCCGCGAGATCGAGCTCACCAAGCGGGAATTCGAACTGCTGTCCACGCTGGCCCGCAACACCGGGGTGGTGCTGAGCCGGGAACGACTGCTGGAACTGGTGTGGGGCTACGACTTCGCCGCCGACACCAATGTCGTCGACGTATTCGTCGGCTACCTGCGGCGCAAACTGGAGTCCGACGGCACCCCCCGGCTGCTGCACACCATCCGGGGCGTCGGCTTCGTGCTGCGGGCACCGAAATGACCGGCTCCGGAACCACCGGCGCCGAAACCGGTGCCGAAACCACCGGCTCGGAGACCACCGGCGCCGAAACGACCGGCAACGAAACGACCGGCGCCGCCGCCGCTTTCGTCCCCTCGCGGCACCGGGCGTATTCGCTGCGCACCCGCGTGGCCGCCGCGGCGGCGCTGGGCGCGATCGTCATCACCGCGGTGCTGAGCTGGGTGTCGGTGCGCGCGCTGGAGCGCAACAACCTGGCCCAGGCCGACCAGTCGCTGACCATCGCCTCGCGCATCGTGCTGATGCAGCCGGTGGTCGCCGTCGGGGTGCTGTGGCTGATGCCGCCGAACGAGAACCTCGCCGTCACCGTCCGACAGAACGGCGGGGTCGTGGCCTCCTCCAGCCTGGAGCTGCCCGCCCTGGATCCCGGCTCGCACACGATCACCCTCGACGGCACGCCGTTCCGGGTGCTGACCACCACCGAGAATCAACCGGCGGGCCGCACGGTGTCTATGGCCATTCCGCTGACCGACGCCTATCACGCCACCGCCGAGCAGCGCCGCTGGGTACTGGCCGCGGCGGCGCTGACGGTGACCGCCGCGGCCGGGCTGGGCTGGGTGTTCGGCGGGCGCGCCGTGCGCCCGATCGTGGATCTCACCCGGCAGGTCGGCGCGCGCCGGGGCACCGTCGAGGACGAGGCGCCGGTCGGCAGCACCGGCGTCCGCGAGGCGGAACAGCTTGCCGACGCGGTGAATTCGCTACTGGACCGGGTGCACCGGGCCCAGGCGGAGACCGCCGCCGCGCTGGAGACCGCGCGCGACTTCGCGGCGGTATCGGCGCACGAGCTGCGCACCCCGCTCACCGCCATGCGCACCGATCTCGAGGTGCTGCGCACGCTGGACCTGGACGAGGCCCAGCGCACGGAGATCCTGGCCGACCTGCAGCGCAGCCAGAGCCGGGTGGAGACGACGCTGGCCGCGCTGGAACGGCTGGCCGCCGGCGAGCTGACCAACGACCGCGACCATGTCGAAACCGACGTGGGTGACCTGGTCGACCAGGCCGCGCACGACGCGATGCGGCACTTCCCGCAGCTGACCGTGCGCATCGACACCGGCCGCGAATTGGTCACCCGGGGCCTGCCCACCGGGCTGCGGCTGGCCGTCGACAACGCGCTGGCCAATTCGGCCCGGCACGGCGGCGCTACGGCGGCCCTGGTATCGGCGCATCGCACGGCCGACGGCGACATCGTGATCTCCGTCGACGACAACGGCCGCGGGATTCCGCCGCAGGAGCGCACGGCCGTCTTCGAACGGTTCTTCCGCGGCAGTCAGGCCAGTAAGGGCGGCTCCGGGCTGGGGCTGGCGCTGGTCGCCCAGCAGGCCCAATTGCACGGCGGGCGAGCGTACTTCGACGACGGCACCCTGGACGGAGTGCGATTGGTGCTGGTCCTCCCGGACCGTGCCGCCGTGCCCGACGCCGCCCGGCGGTGACCGGCCGGACAGTCGCGCCCACCGAGACACGGTGGCGGCCATGATCATTCGGTCCGGCGTGGCAAACCGGCCGCATCCGCAACCCTTACCGAATCCTCAGAGTAGGGCCAGTGCGGGACCATCTCCCGCCGCTACGGTCTGTCGAGTGTTCGCAAAACGTACCCGCTGGATCCTGCTCGTCGTCGTACTGCTCGCCGTCGCCGGTGGGGTGACCGGCGGGGCGCTCGCGCTGCAACGGTCCACCGCCCCGACGGCGGTGGCGATCGTGAATTCCGATACCGGCCAGACCGGAGCGAAGATCGTCAAGGGCCTGCAGGACGGCGGGATCCACGACTGGACCGTCGCCGCGCCGGGCGAGGTGAGCACGGCCGACTACGCCGCGGTGATCACGCTGCCCGGCGACCTGTCCGGCTCCCTCACCACCCTCGCCTCCACCCGGCCGCACCGCGCGC carries:
- a CDS encoding ATP/GTP-binding protein translates to MDSGVFDSTAQVDTRTSKPTSAKIVVAGGFGVGKTTLVGAVSEIVPLRTEALVTNASVGVDSLSAVPTKATTTVAMDFGRISLADDLVLYLFGTPGQYRFWFMWDDLIRGAIGAVVLVDTRRLEDSFAAVDYFEARSLPFLVAINEFDDAPKYPLEDIRQALAVPADVPIMSIDARRREPVKQALVSVTEYALRKVVQGY
- a CDS encoding DUF742 domain-containing protein codes for the protein MDIDNQRMGSAEPSLVRPYSLTAGRTRPTVELALEALVASHPVALERQFELTNIETSIVELCRESPSVAELAARLGIPIGVARVLVADLIEAGHVRVSATLKDDSSDDERRELIERVLSGLRRI
- a CDS encoding roadblock/LC7 domain-containing protein, producing the protein MNPDLGGTNRQLDWLVSNFANEVPGVAHAVLVSADGLLMAASAQLPVDRAEQLSAVTAGLASLSVGVSNLFEGGTVLQSVVEMEHGYLLLMAVGDGSYLAVLTNTSCDIGQVGYEMALLVERVGQTIQATPRVTMGS
- a CDS encoding HAMP domain-containing sensor histidine kinase, whose translation is MLAVPLLVAVVLGASRIAAQFGDSSELDTAVQHVQTIPAVTGLSAAAAVVSGEQMVQLGPGQSLVQDADLTQLDNAITSAEKAAPRLDGVPGGRAAIDGMINGAKAVRQGGKAPTATVEDAINQEEAIRQDSVGTVEAIMATIADPGVESPKMRLIDSLNTRAVMVKEAAGLATALRGDPRGGLVDMQIAANTEREMLNVLTNRFPEGDPVIANLNQLVDSRIQLITGPQAASGQIPVQDLRQSVLDSLTDYTKIVGQSTAEIDSQVKGLADNARTAAIRYAVIVIATILAALVLAVLIARSMIVPLRKLRLAALRVAEHDLGHEVSRLRDGASPEDVPLEPMPVHTEEEVGQLARAVDDIHGQALRLAADQAAMRTQVNDMFETLARRSKSLVDHQLSLIEAMEYDEKDPRLLENLFRLDHLAARMRRNGDNLLILAGTPKQRRGKTAPVEIADVLRAAISEVEDYERVKLGATPRGAITEPAASDMAHLFAELLDNALRASPPETDVKFTFAQAHDQGLLIEVADRGIGMPPAEMAEINRRLENVAEVGPDTARHMGLFVVGRLGERHGLTVRLRPTFDTARDPGVTVTVHVPKPLIVAPGGTVQIPTQQPNQTSGPNQQVSGPHQQAPGTQRSGPQPMQTRGVTRTPSGNMMVTVDPGASGPIDRSGDRPAAGERPAAANGAAPNGSLPQRQPGSAVPGGLPRRQPGANGPTVRHGLAGGETRPGDGANPGLPQREPGANGPQAPAAQPDANLPQRGSGGPAQPHAGLAANMLKRAPGAGGQPPSRPSGLTGLPQRQSGGGGLPPREGGAPQREPGSGLPQRESGAGGVPPREPGSGLPQRGSGATGLPQRSPAPKTPPPDAEGAPERPAAQREPGSTGLPQRDSAAPGLPQRESGNGLPQRRPGAGGLPQRGGGSGLPQRDSAGTDLPQREPGAPGLPQRESGATGLPQRESGAPGLPQRESGATGLPQRESGAPGLPQRESGATGLPQRAPGGTDLPQRDSAGTGLPQREPGGTGLPQRAPGSGLPQRGGGSGLPQRDSAGTDLPQRESGGLPQRESGTTGLPQRAPGGTGLSKREPGGLPQRESGAPGLPQREPGSGLPQRESTGAHALSTPPADPLADRKDTGGLPQRTSGSTGLPQRRPGADLPPRPAPTPGLGLPKRDPLSDEGDQSAAAADREQGRHSFKSNPQKTASFFQTRLQPAEETSSVMGGGTPIFAEMMSAWLSDPNSDRSQVAASFESPGDEGWQAARRAVETEPEKRTAAGLPQRDPGNRLVPGGVVGKADHTPPRDAESIRSSLSRHQQGVRDGRAMRAMNLTGDKGDR
- a CDS encoding AMP-binding protein, whose translation is MNAKQEYRPTYQTSLVDPADFWGTAAQAVNWDVAPTQILDSAARPTARWFADGRLNTSYNALDRHVRDLTTGEGPADTGLPPTGGRANQPALIYDSAMTGATLVYTYAELLDEVARFAGAMLRLGVGAGDRVVIYLPMIPEAVIAMLACARIGAVHSVVFGGFAAHELAARIDDAEPVLIITASGGLEPGRRIEYPPIVLQALEQVETTAPRHVVVKQRTGFPANRFAAPQPATDRLPGSAESVAAQWLDWEDMIRDAEPADPVPVAATDPLYILYTSGTTGKPKGVVRDNGGHAVALTWSMRNIYDVGPGQVMLTTSDVGWVVGHSYIVYAPLLVGATTVLYEGKPVGTPDPGTYWRLVDRYDVRVMFTAPTALRAIRRADPEAAAAGRYDLSTLRALFCAGERLDPATFAWTRDVLLADRPDCPVVDHWWQTETGWPICADPLGLQELPVKPGSASVPVPGYRIRVLDYEGDAVAAGTEGNIVIGLPLPPGTLTTLWGDDERFTRSYLSAFPGHFLTGDAGYFDEDGYLFVLGRSDDVINMAGHRLSAGGIEAAVAGHESVAECAVIGIPDELKGQRPIAYVVLRTGADIDPAQLRREVGERVRSQIGAIASLHDVIVVAALPKTRSGKILRRSIRQIASGERPEMPATIEDPAVLIALEDQILAGRPQAGAGSHPDRSGSADTPADGQPVVG
- a CDS encoding hemophore-related protein, encoding MTSLRARLTGTVLTVGGLATTAALLLPGTAAAADPTEMLAPLLNSDCTFDQIDAALHAENPNVASALDSNPQQKQMLQQQFDQPVEQRRAAVQQYLNEHPEATQQAENDPRAEAARQTIQNVANSCHNY
- a CDS encoding response regulator transcription factor, which gives rise to MTSERDTPKVLLVDDDEDLLASVERGLRLSGFEVLIARDGAEALRCVGDDSPDAIVLDMNMPVLDGAGVVTALRAMGNEVPICVLSARNSVDDRIAGLESGADDYLVKPFVLAELVARIRALLRRRTDTAATPATPGAITVGSLEIDEAGYRALLHGREIELTKREFELLSTLARNTGVVLSRERLLELVWGYDFAADTNVVDVFVGYLRRKLESDGTPRLLHTIRGVGFVLRAPK
- a CDS encoding HAMP domain-containing sensor histidine kinase, with the translated sequence MTGSGTTGAETGAETTGSETTGAETTGNETTGAAAAFVPSRHRAYSLRTRVAAAAALGAIVITAVLSWVSVRALERNNLAQADQSLTIASRIVLMQPVVAVGVLWLMPPNENLAVTVRQNGGVVASSSLELPALDPGSHTITLDGTPFRVLTTTENQPAGRTVSMAIPLTDAYHATAEQRRWVLAAAALTVTAAAGLGWVFGGRAVRPIVDLTRQVGARRGTVEDEAPVGSTGVREAEQLADAVNSLLDRVHRAQAETAAALETARDFAAVSAHELRTPLTAMRTDLEVLRTLDLDEAQRTEILADLQRSQSRVETTLAALERLAAGELTNDRDHVETDVGDLVDQAAHDAMRHFPQLTVRIDTGRELVTRGLPTGLRLAVDNALANSARHGGATAALVSAHRTADGDIVISVDDNGRGIPPQERTAVFERFFRGSQASKGGSGLGLALVAQQAQLHGGRAYFDDGTLDGVRLVLVLPDRAAVPDAARR